The following coding sequences lie in one Sorghum bicolor cultivar BTx623 chromosome 6, Sorghum_bicolor_NCBIv3, whole genome shotgun sequence genomic window:
- the LOC110436468 gene encoding serine/arginine repetitive matrix protein 1-like codes for MKKTRPDPTAIEVTGHRSPRAGDEREDEEKGRPIKLASAEPADRRRCGAVPAGAAVACCAPTSVGPMQLPPRLHVRRAYLPSHTNPRDILRKNKIPLSPPVAQPDANPNTRGPTRRPTPLLPPPTPARRRSPRAATAVLLLPVRRRRRRRRPDPPAPPLSRPSPAPCATATAAPPRPRAPPPLLPWALAQPKGVGERTRPWMLRSLGQVLAEVTSSSSRVLVWILISICCRWLLFPLNLFDLIVAAHFRSDVGKFRYCVGYLVAAHFRSRFRWQITVVVTQIQMVQQELEGVI; via the exons ATGAAGAAGACCCGACCCGACCCGACCGCGATCGAGGTCACCGGTCACCGGTCACCGCGCGCGGGGGACGAGAGGGAGGACGAGGAAAAAGGCCGGCCCATCAAGCTCGCCAGCGCAGAACCAGCAGACCGCCGGAGATGTGGCGCGGTGCCTGCTGGTGCGGCCGTGGCGTGTTGCGCGCCCACGTCGGTTGGCCCCATGCAACTCCCTCCACGGCTCCACGTCCGCCGTGCCTACCTCCCCAGCCACACAAACCCAAGG gatattctcagaaaaaataaaatcccCTTATCTCCACCAGTGGCCCAACCAGACGCCAACCCTAACACCCGTGGCCCAACCAGACGCCCCACACCGCTGCTCCCGCCGCCGACGCCCGCACGCCGCCGAAGCCCCCGCGCCGCCACCGCAGTACTGCTGCTCcccgtgcgccgccgccgccgccgccgccgtccagaTCCCCCGGCCCCGCCCCTGTCCCGCCCCTCCCCGGCCCCgtgcgccaccgccaccgccgcccctcCCCGGCcccgtgcgccgccgccgctccttcCCTGGGCCCTCGCACAGCCAAAGGGCGTCGGCGAGAGGACAAGACCATGGATGCTCCGCTCTCTGGGTCAGGTTCTCGCCGAGgtaacctcctcctcctcccgtgTCTTGGTCTGGATTTTAATTTCCATCTGCTGCCGCTGGCTTTTGTTCCCCCTGAATTTATTTGATCTGATAGTTGCAGCACACTTCCGTTCAGATGTTGGTAAATTTCGTTACTGTGTTGGTTATCTAGTTGCAGCACACTTCCGTAGCAGATTCAGATGGCAAATAACCGTAGTGGTCACTCAGATTCAGATG GTTCAACAGGAGTTGGAGGGAGTTATATAG
- the LOC8072697 gene encoding uncharacterized protein LOC8072697, protein MKDLVSCFSEHAVRISDVAACSGSGAANAAAAGGAPEAGGGGRAPAVSAVTTAYRSRLSASGKELLIDVTWSRAPDGPALSVAVHEAATAAAAAASRHHRASNAAAALRHLHKKKGSGTFTAGSCVVGVFWDYAAARYADTAGAGAWAGPEPTSGFYVAVVADAEFVLLLGDLSRGYVDRLHGGIPIAGSRLARRRERFVGCGCWSTRARFLESGDEHEIGVVVRDGDAEAWVTVDGRKVVQLRRLRWNFRGSHTIFLDGGAPVDMTWDLHGWLFHAAGAAELPPHPSSSSSSSSSSCAVFTFQARGASETTKLWTDDDCFFAAADDDGEETDKLPVTPSGGRRQKAGGGGGASSGQGFCLLIQGFRGFSKST, encoded by the coding sequence ATGAAGGACCTGGTGTCGTGCTTCAGCGAGCACGCCGTGCGGATCTCCGACGTCGCCGcctgctccggctccggcgccgCCAATGCCGCGGCCGCGGGCGGCGCGCCGGAGGCAGGCGGCGGGGGGAGGGCGCCGGCTGTGAGCGCGGTGACCACCGCGTACCGGTCCCGGCTCTCGGCGTCCGGGAAGGAGCTACTCATCGACGTCACGTGGTCTCGGGCGCCCGACGGGCCGGCGCTCTCCGTCGCCGTCCACgaggccgccaccgccgccgccgccgccgcctcgcgccACCACCGGGCCAgcaacgcggcggcggcgctgcgccacCTGCACAAGAAGAAGGGGAGCGGGACGTTCACGGCGGGGAGCTGCGTGGTGGGCGTGTTCTGGGACTACGCCGCGGCGCGGTACGCCGACACCGCTGGCGCTGGCGCGTGGGCGGGGCCCGAGCCGACCTCCGGGTTCTACGTGGCCGTGGTGGCCGACGCCGAGTTCGTGCTCCTGCTGGGCGACCTCAGCCGCGGGTACGTCGACCGCCTGCACGGCGGGATACCGATCGCGGGGTCCCGTTTGGCGCGGCGCCGGGAGCGGTTCGTCGGGTGCGGCTGCTGGTCCACGAGGGCGCGGTTCCTCGAGTCCGGCGACGAGCACGAGATCGGCGTCGTGGTGCGGGACGGCGACGCGGAGGCGTGGGTCACCGTGGACGGCCGGAAAGTCGTGCAGCTCCGGCGGCTGCGGTGGAACTTCCGCGGCAGCCACACCATCTTCCTCGACGGCGGCGCGCCCGTCGACATGACGTGGGACCTGCACGGCTGGCTCTTCCACGCGGCGGGCGCCGCCGAGTTGCCGCCCCacccgtcctcctcctcctcctcttcctcttcctcctgcGCCGTGTTCACGTTCCAGGCGCGCGGCGCGTCGGAGACAACGAAGCTGTGGACGGACGACGATTGCTtcttcgccgccgccgacgacgacggcgaggagaCGGACAAGCTGCCGGTGACGCCGAGCGGCGGTCGGCGACAGAAGGCGGGAGGAGGCGGTGGGGCGTCGTCGGGGCAGGGGTTCTGCCTGCTGATCCAAGGATTCAGGGGCTTTTCCAAGAGCACTTAA
- the LOC8075256 gene encoding arogenate dehydratase/prephenate dehydratase 6, chloroplastic, whose translation MAAASMIKAPVGQNPRLACHAPARGGGVVRCSLQGAVVGGRADWQSSCAVLSSKVAALGTHSINGHVAPAPAPEPSQNGAVLDLVPVTSITGGAITKANLPQPLRIADLSPAPMHGSQLRVAYQGVPGAYSEKAAGKAYPGSDAIPCDQFEVAFQAVELWIADRAVLPVENSLGGSIHRNYDLLLRHRLHIVGEVQLPVHHCLLALPGVRKECLTRVMSHPQALAQCEHTLTAMGLNVVREAFDDTAGAAEYVAANGLRDTAAIASSRAAELYGMEVLADGVQDDSGNVTRFVMLAREPIVPRTDRPFKTSIVFAHDKEGTSVLFKVLSAFAFRDISLTKIESRPHRHRPIRLVDDANVGTAKHFEYMFYVDFQASLAEPRAQNALAEVQEYTSFLRVLGSYPMDMTPMTAGSSTTISSSDGPSSSSSSSSS comes from the coding sequence ATGGCTGCAGCGAGTATGATCAAGGCGCCGGTCGGCCAGAATCCGAGGCTCGCGTGCCACGCCCCGGCGAGGGGCGGAGGCGTGGTCAGGTGTTCGTTGCAGGGCGCGGTCGTCGGCGGCCGGGCGGACTGGCAGAGCAGCTGCGCCGTGCTGTCCAGCAAGGTGGCCGCGCTCGGGACGCACTCCATCAACGGCCACgtcgcgccggcgccggccccgGAGCCGAGCCAGAACGGGGCGGTGCTGGATTTGGTCCCCGTGACTAGTATCACCGGCGGCGCCATCACCAAGGCGAACCTGCCGCAGCCGCTCCGCATCGCGGACCTGTCCCCGGCTCCGATGCACGGGTCGCAGCTGCGCGTGGCGTACCAGGGCGTGCCCGGCGCGTACAGCGAGAAGGCGGCCGGGAAGGCGTACCCGGgcagcgacgccatcccctgcgACCAGTTCGAGGTGGCGTTCCAGGCCGTGGAGCTGTGGATCGCGGACCGCGCCGTGCTCCCCGTGGAGAACTCGCTGGGCGGCAGCATCCACCGCAACTACGACCTGCTGCTCCGTCACCGGCTCCACATCGTCGGTGAGGTGCAGCTCCCCGTGCACCACTGCCTGCTGGCGCTGCCCGGGGTGCGCAAGGAGTGCCTGACCCGGGTGATGAGCCACCCGCAGGCGCTGGCGCAGTGCGAGCACACGCTCACGGCCATGGGCCTCAACGTCGTCCGCGAGGCGTTCGACGACACGGCGGGCGCCGCCGAGTACGTGGCCGCCAACGGGCTCCGCGACACGGCCGCCATCGCGTCGTCCCGCGCCGCCGAGCTGTACGGGATGGAGGTGCTGGCCGACGGCGTCCAGGACGACTCCGGGAACGTGACCCGCTTCGTGATGCTGGCGAGGGAGCCCATCGTGCCGCGCACGGACCGACCTTTCAAGACCAGCATCGTGTTCGCGCACGACAAGGAGGGCACCTCCGTGCTCTTCAAGGTGCTCTCCGCCTTCGCCTTCCGGGACATCTCGCTCACCAAGATCGAGAGCAGGCCGCACCGCCACCGGCCCATCCGCCTCGTCGACGACGCCAACGTCGGCACCGCCAAGCACTTCGAGTACATGTTCTACGTCGACTTCCAGGCGTCCCTCGCGGAGCCCCGCGCGCAGAACGCGCTGGCCGAGGTCCAGGAGTACACGTCCTTCCTCCGGGTGCTCGGGAGCTACCCCATGGACATGACCCCCATGACCGCCGGCTCATCCACCACCATTTCCTCGTCCGATGgtccctcgtcgtcgtcgtcgtcgtcgtcgtcatga